Proteins encoded in a region of the Flavobacterium sp. MDT1-60 genome:
- the rpsA gene encoding 30S ribosomal protein S1, which produces MSEQLKSQEEFLANFNWHNFQEGIDAVDEKNLQEFEELVSKTFIATDQEEVVEGVVVRITDRDVIVDINAKSEGVISLNEFRYNPNLKVGDKVEVLIDIREDKTGQLVLSHRKARTIKSWDRVISANETGEIVNGFVKCRTKGGMIVDVFGIEAFLPGSQIDVKPIRDYDVYVNKMMEFKVVKINHEFKNVVVSHKALIEADIEVQKKEIIGQLQKGQVLEGVVKNITSYGVFIDLGGVDGLIHITDLSWSRINHPSEVLELDQKLNVVILDFDDEKTRIQLGLKQLNAHPWDALDANLTIGDKVKGKVVVIADYGAFIEVAEGVEGLIHVSEMSWSTHLRSAQDFVKVGDVVEAVILTLDRDDRKMSLGIKQLTQDPWTDITSKYPVGSKHTGIVRNFTNFGIFVELEEGIDGLIYISDLSWTKKIKHPSEFVNVGEKLDVVVLELDVEGRKLSLGHKQTTANPWDQYEDSFAVGTIHNGEISEIVDKGATVEFGDDIVAFIPTRHLEKEDGKKLKKGDTADFKVIEFNKEFKRVVASHTAIFREEEEKNVKAATENTSSNSSNTNAPAATLGDNNDVLAALKAKMEKTEKK; this is translated from the coding sequence ATGTCTGAACAATTAAAATCACAAGAAGAGTTTTTAGCAAATTTTAACTGGCATAACTTCCAAGAAGGAATTGATGCAGTAGATGAGAAAAACTTACAAGAATTCGAAGAACTAGTTTCAAAAACTTTCATCGCTACAGACCAAGAAGAAGTAGTTGAAGGTGTAGTTGTTAGAATTACAGATAGAGACGTTATCGTTGATATCAACGCAAAATCGGAAGGTGTTATTTCTTTAAACGAATTCCGTTACAACCCGAACTTAAAAGTTGGTGACAAAGTAGAAGTATTAATCGACATCCGTGAGGACAAAACAGGTCAATTAGTATTATCTCACAGAAAAGCACGTACTATTAAATCATGGGATAGAGTTATTTCTGCAAACGAAACAGGAGAAATCGTTAATGGTTTTGTAAAATGCAGAACTAAAGGTGGTATGATCGTTGACGTTTTCGGAATTGAAGCTTTCTTACCTGGTTCTCAAATTGACGTTAAGCCAATTAGAGACTACGATGTATATGTAAACAAAATGATGGAATTCAAAGTGGTAAAAATTAACCACGAATTCAAAAACGTTGTTGTATCTCATAAAGCGCTTATCGAAGCTGATATCGAAGTACAGAAAAAAGAAATCATCGGTCAATTACAAAAAGGACAAGTGTTAGAAGGTGTTGTTAAAAACATTACTTCTTATGGTGTGTTCATTGACTTAGGTGGTGTTGACGGATTAATTCACATTACTGACCTTTCTTGGAGTAGAATCAACCACCCAAGTGAAGTTCTTGAATTAGACCAAAAATTAAACGTTGTAATCCTTGATTTCGATGATGAGAAAACAAGAATTCAATTAGGATTGAAACAATTAAACGCTCACCCATGGGATGCTTTAGATGCTAATTTAACTATTGGTGATAAAGTAAAAGGTAAAGTAGTTGTAATCGCTGATTACGGTGCATTTATTGAAGTTGCTGAAGGTGTTGAAGGTTTAATCCACGTTTCTGAAATGTCATGGTCAACTCATTTACGTTCTGCTCAGGATTTCGTAAAAGTTGGAGATGTTGTTGAAGCTGTTATCTTAACTTTAGATAGAGATGACCGTAAAATGTCATTAGGTATCAAACAATTAACTCAAGATCCATGGACTGACATTACTTCTAAATACCCAGTAGGTTCTAAACATACAGGTATCGTTAGAAACTTTACAAACTTTGGTATTTTCGTAGAATTAGAAGAAGGAATTGATGGATTAATTTACATCTCTGACTTATCTTGGACTAAGAAAATCAAACACCCATCTGAATTTGTAAATGTTGGTGAAAAACTTGATGTAGTTGTATTAGAATTAGATGTTGAAGGACGTAAATTATCTTTAGGTCACAAACAAACTACTGCTAATCCTTGGGATCAATACGAAGATTCTTTCGCTGTAGGAACTATCCACAATGGTGAAATTTCTGAAATCGTTGACAAAGGAGCTACTGTAGAATTCGGAGATGATATCGTTGCTTTCATTCCTACTCGTCACCTTGAAAAAGAAGACGGAAAGAAATTGAAAAAAGGTGATACTGCTGATTTCAAAGTAATCGAATTCAACAAAGAATTCAAAAGAGTAGTTGCTTCTCACACTGCTATCTTCCGTGAAGAAGAAGAGAAAAACGTGAAAGCTGCAACTGAAAATACTTCATCTAACTCTTCTAATACAAATGCACCAGCTGCAACTTTAGGAGATAACAATGATGTATTAGCTGCATTAAAAGCTAAAATGGAAAAAACTGAGAAAAAATAA
- the cmk gene encoding (d)CMP kinase, producing the protein MEKITIAIDGFSSTGKSTLAKQLAKELEYVYVDTGAMYRGVTYFAMQNQLIGADFFDKKALIEALLNIQLEFKFNSDLGFAEMYLNGENIEKQIRTIEVSNFVSKVAEVSEVRSKLVEQQKEMGKNKGIVMDGRDIGTVVFPGAELKIFMTASAETRAQRRFDELQQKGDNVSYEEVLKNVVDRDHIDTHREDSPLIIADDAIEIDNSYLTREEQFAVVLELVNDVVKTA; encoded by the coding sequence TTGGAAAAAATCACCATTGCTATCGACGGATTTTCATCAACAGGAAAGAGTACTTTAGCAAAACAATTAGCAAAAGAGTTAGAGTATGTTTACGTCGATACTGGTGCCATGTATCGCGGAGTAACTTATTTTGCCATGCAGAATCAACTTATTGGAGCTGACTTTTTTGATAAAAAAGCTTTAATTGAAGCTTTACTCAATATTCAATTGGAGTTTAAGTTTAATTCTGATTTAGGCTTTGCTGAAATGTATTTGAATGGTGAGAATATTGAAAAACAAATTAGAACCATTGAAGTTTCTAATTTTGTGAGTAAGGTGGCAGAAGTTTCTGAAGTGCGTTCTAAACTTGTAGAACAGCAAAAGGAAATGGGAAAAAACAAAGGCATCGTTATGGACGGAAGAGACATAGGAACAGTCGTTTTTCCTGGTGCTGAACTTAAAATATTTATGACTGCCAGCGCCGAAACCCGTGCACAAAGACGTTTTGATGAATTACAGCAAAAAGGTGATAATGTTTCTTATGAAGAAGTTTTAAAAAATGTTGTAGATCGCGATCATATAGACACGCACCGTGAAGATTCGCCTTTAATAATTGCTGATGATGCTATAGAAATTGATAATTCTTATTTAACCCGAGAAGAGCAATTTGCAGTTGTTTTAGAATTGGTGAATGATGTTGTTAAAACAGCATAA
- a CDS encoding murein L,D-transpeptidase catalytic domain-containing protein, with the protein MKLFYLILFVTAGFFNTSNLNFKDESLSDIEIERINYHVNTVREMVYAGPQYNTKIAFLVDMRIKSGKNRFFVYDLVNNKILDQGLVAHGSGSETGIRGELKFSNIPNSNCTSLGRYSIDKCYKGIFGKAYRLNGLDETNNNALKRAIVLHHYSAVPLEEQEYYISNSHGCPMVNEEFFKRIEKIVDNSKSKIILDIYY; encoded by the coding sequence ATGAAACTATTTTATTTAATTCTATTTGTTACGGCAGGTTTTTTTAACACCTCAAATCTTAATTTTAAAGACGAATCCCTTTCAGATATTGAAATCGAAAGAATTAACTATCACGTTAATACGGTAAGAGAAATGGTTTATGCCGGTCCTCAGTACAATACTAAAATTGCTTTTTTAGTTGATATGAGAATCAAATCCGGAAAAAACAGATTCTTTGTTTATGATCTGGTAAATAATAAAATTCTAGATCAGGGACTTGTAGCTCACGGATCTGGTTCTGAAACCGGAATTAGAGGGGAACTTAAATTTAGTAATATACCAAATTCTAACTGCACATCTTTAGGTAGATATTCTATCGATAAATGTTACAAAGGAATATTTGGAAAAGCTTACCGATTAAATGGATTAGATGAAACAAATAATAACGCTTTAAAAAGAGCTATAGTGCTGCATCATTATTCTGCAGTTCCACTTGAAGAGCAGGAATATTATATTTCGAACAGCCACGGTTGCCCAATGGTTAATGAAGAATTCTTTAAAAGAATAGAAAAAATAGTTGATAATTCTAAATCAAAAATTATCCTGGATATCTATTATTAA
- a CDS encoding fasciclin domain-containing protein, which produces MKTRKFLAVAILTLGFAFTSFAQKTVMVGGAAMYPNKNIVENAVNSKDHTTLVAAVKAAGLVETLQSKGPFTVFAPTNEAFAKLPTGTVDTLLKPENIKTLQTILTYHVVAGKMNSSDIAKAIKMGKGKATFKTVSGGTLTAWMDGAALYISDESGNKSKVTIADVNQSNGVIHVVDTVLLPKM; this is translated from the coding sequence ATGAAAACTAGAAAATTTTTAGCCGTAGCAATCTTAACACTTGGATTTGCATTTACATCTTTTGCACAAAAAACAGTAATGGTGGGTGGAGCTGCAATGTATCCAAACAAAAATATTGTTGAAAATGCTGTGAACTCAAAAGATCATACAACTTTGGTTGCCGCTGTAAAAGCTGCAGGACTTGTAGAAACATTACAAAGCAAAGGACCATTCACCGTTTTTGCTCCAACAAACGAAGCTTTCGCAAAATTACCAACAGGAACTGTTGACACATTATTGAAACCAGAAAACATCAAAACACTACAAACGATCTTGACCTATCATGTCGTTGCAGGAAAAATGAATTCTTCTGATATTGCTAAAGCAATTAAAATGGGTAAAGGAAAAGCAACGTTTAAAACTGTAAGTGGTGGAACTCTAACTGCGTGGATGGATGGTGCAGCTTTATACATAAGCGACGAAAGTGGTAACAAATCTAAAGTTACAATTGCTGATGTTAATCAGTCAAATGGTGTAATTCACGTAGTTGATACTGTTTTATTGCCAAAAATGTAA
- a CDS encoding biopolymer transporter ExbD — MENLPKKVRSKKLSTRVDLTAMVSVSFLLIIFFMVVGELAKPKVMDLSLPDNDCDDCLPGCVDATRIYTILLDKNDKIITYSGLLEYPREKPKKLIFENNSIRKEIFKKNKQISEYMTSMGKPKNGVIIIIKPSPKSNFKNLVDILDEMKIAKIDTYAIVDEYTPEESKLLASK, encoded by the coding sequence ATGGAAAATCTACCTAAAAAAGTAAGAAGTAAAAAATTAAGCACAAGAGTTGATTTAACTGCTATGGTCAGCGTTTCATTTTTGCTGATTATATTTTTTATGGTCGTTGGTGAATTGGCAAAACCGAAAGTTATGGATTTGAGTTTGCCTGATAATGATTGCGACGATTGCCTACCTGGTTGTGTTGATGCAACAAGGATTTATACCATTTTATTAGATAAAAATGATAAAATAATTACTTATTCTGGTTTATTGGAATATCCTCGCGAAAAACCCAAAAAACTGATTTTTGAAAATAATAGTATTCGAAAAGAAATCTTTAAAAAAAATAAGCAAATATCTGAATATATGACATCAATGGGAAAACCAAAAAATGGTGTAATCATAATCATAAAGCCAAGTCCAAAAAGCAATTTTAAAAATTTGGTTGATATTTTGGATGAAATGAAAATTGCAAAAATTGACACCTATGCAATTGTAGATGAATATACTCCTGAAGAATCAAAATTATTAGCATCCAAATAA
- a CDS encoding nucleoside permease — protein MGIKNRLIVMSFLQFFVWGAWLITIGNYWFGTKNWEGTQFGLVFGTMGIASLFMPTLTGIIADRWVNAEKLYGILHILYAVVLFGIAQITTPDNFIYVMFVAMCCYMPTIALSNSISYTSLKLNDKNIVKDFPPIRVWGTIGFIVAMWITNLSGSKATEYQFYIAGIGALILGVYAFTLPKCEPQRLTKENASWVETFGLEAFKLFGNYKMALFFVFSMFLGGALQLTNAYGDVFLDEFKHFPKYADSFVIKYSTIIMSISQVSETLFILAIPFFLRRFGIKQVMLISMLAWVLRFGLFAFGDPVTGLWMIILSCIVYGMAFDFFNISGSLFVESNTDSKIRSSAQGLFMMMTNGVGAVLGSLTSGWAIDRFFTKSFHNTIELSGFLQTETTNPKMLEFVKGQGNSISPEGIFSNPILMKDWHTIWLSFAAYALIIAIAFAVLFKHKHDPKELENLSH, from the coding sequence ATGGGAATTAAAAACAGGTTGATCGTAATGAGTTTTCTTCAGTTTTTTGTTTGGGGAGCATGGCTTATTACTATTGGAAATTATTGGTTTGGAACTAAAAATTGGGAAGGAACTCAATTTGGTCTTGTTTTTGGAACCATGGGAATTGCTTCGTTATTCATGCCTACTTTAACAGGAATTATTGCGGACCGTTGGGTAAATGCTGAAAAATTATACGGTATTTTACATATTTTATATGCAGTAGTTTTATTTGGAATTGCGCAAATAACTACACCAGATAACTTTATTTATGTGATGTTTGTGGCAATGTGCTGCTATATGCCAACAATTGCTTTAAGTAATTCCATTTCTTATACTTCATTAAAGCTTAACGATAAAAATATTGTAAAAGATTTTCCACCGATTCGTGTTTGGGGAACAATAGGTTTTATTGTTGCGATGTGGATCACTAATTTAAGTGGAAGTAAAGCAACAGAGTATCAATTTTATATTGCTGGAATTGGAGCTTTAATTCTTGGAGTTTATGCTTTTACATTGCCAAAATGTGAACCACAGCGCTTGACAAAAGAAAATGCTTCATGGGTTGAAACTTTTGGTTTAGAAGCTTTTAAATTATTTGGAAATTACAAAATGGCTTTGTTTTTTGTTTTCTCTATGTTTTTAGGAGGAGCATTGCAATTGACAAATGCTTATGGAGATGTATTCTTGGATGAGTTTAAACATTTTCCAAAATACGCAGATTCTTTCGTAATTAAATATTCGACTATTATTATGTCTATTTCTCAGGTTTCTGAAACCTTATTTATTTTGGCAATTCCGTTTTTCTTAAGACGTTTCGGAATCAAACAAGTAATGCTGATTAGTATGCTGGCTTGGGTATTGCGTTTTGGATTATTTGCTTTTGGAGATCCGGTAACTGGTTTATGGATGATTATTTTGTCTTGTATCGTTTACGGAATGGCATTTGATTTCTTTAATATTTCAGGTTCATTATTCGTAGAAAGCAATACCGATTCTAAAATACGTTCATCAGCTCAAGGTTTGTTTATGATGATGACAAATGGAGTAGGAGCGGTTCTAGGAAGTTTAACTTCAGGTTGGGCAATTGATCGTTTCTTTACAAAGTCATTTCATAATACAATTGAATTATCTGGATTTTTGCAAACAGAAACTACAAATCCTAAAATGTTAGAATTTGTAAAAGGACAAGGAAATTCTATTTCTCCGGAAGGAATTTTCAGTAATCCAATTTTAATGAAAGACTGGCATACAATATGGTTGTCATTTGCGGCTTATGCTTTAATTATTGCAATTGCTTTTGCGGTTTTGTTTAAGCATAAACATGATCCGAAGGAATTGGAGAATTTGAGTCATTGA
- a CDS encoding DMT family transporter: protein MKNKEFNLPPVPAVLLSIISVQCGAAIAKTLFPAIGAAGTASIRIGISAIILLLAYRPNLKQITPDQWKIVVPYGLTLGAMNLIFYLAIERIPIGLAVTLEFIGPLLVAIIGSKRLIDYCWVLLAAAGIVLIAPWSNDRIDLLGVIFALLAGALWAAYIVLGGKISKIMNSGQAVSTGMLFAAILILPFGFFENGLDNLTPKFLGMGVALALLSSAIPFTLEMKALGQLPPRTFSILMSLEPAAAAICAFVFLQESLSFYEILAVVCVVIASAGSTLTAKR from the coding sequence ATGAAAAATAAAGAATTCAATCTTCCTCCTGTCCCCGCAGTACTATTATCTATTATCAGTGTACAATGTGGTGCAGCTATTGCTAAAACTCTTTTCCCGGCAATTGGAGCGGCAGGAACAGCTTCTATACGAATTGGAATTTCAGCCATAATTTTACTTTTAGCATATAGGCCAAACTTAAAACAAATCACTCCTGATCAATGGAAAATTGTAGTTCCGTATGGTCTGACTTTGGGTGCGATGAATCTAATTTTTTATTTGGCAATTGAAAGAATTCCAATTGGATTGGCCGTAACTTTAGAATTTATTGGACCATTATTAGTAGCTATAATTGGATCAAAAAGATTGATTGATTATTGTTGGGTATTACTTGCCGCTGCTGGAATCGTTTTAATTGCTCCCTGGTCTAATGACAGAATCGATTTACTTGGTGTTATATTTGCTCTTTTGGCAGGCGCACTTTGGGCAGCCTATATTGTTTTGGGTGGAAAAATTTCAAAGATTATGAATAGCGGTCAGGCAGTTTCGACCGGAATGCTCTTTGCTGCTATTTTAATTCTGCCTTTTGGATTTTTCGAAAACGGTCTTGATAATCTTACTCCAAAGTTTTTAGGTATGGGAGTCGCATTAGCTCTTTTGTCTAGCGCTATTCCGTTTACTTTAGAAATGAAAGCTTTAGGTCAGCTGCCTCCACGTACTTTTAGTATTTTAATGAGCTTAGAACCAGCCGCTGCAGCTATTTGTGCATTTGTTTTTTTACAGGAAAGTCTAAGTTTTTATGAAATTCTGGCTGTAGTTTGTGTTGTTATCGCTTCGGCTGGATCAACCTTGACGGCTAAACGATAA
- the lon gene encoding endopeptidase La, with amino-acid sequence MSNHKILTIDNLSLQEFDSEAELIPLLTPEDEEEMNNEELPLSLPILPLRNTVLFPGVVIPISAGRDKSIKLINDANAGGKIIGVVSQINEEDEDPSKDDIHKIGTVARILRVLKMPDGNVTVILQGKKRFEIDEVVSEEPYITATIKEVAEDRPDENDTEFTAILDSVKELAIQIIKESPNIPSEATFAIKNIESQSFLINFVSSNMNLSVKEKQGLLSVNGLKDRALETLRYMNVELQKLELKNDIQSKVRFDLDQQQREYFLHQQMKTIQEELGGVSQEEEMDEMGQKAKTKKWDEKTQKHFEKELSKMRRMNPQSPDFGIQRNYLELFLELPWGEYSKDKFDLKHAQKILDKDHFGLEEVKKRMIEHLAVLKLRNDMKSPIICLTGPPGVGKTSIGRSVAEALGREYVRISLGGLRDEAEIRGHRKTYIGAMPGRIIQSLKKAGTSNPVFILDEIDKLSSGNSGDPSSALLEVLDPEQNNAFYDNFLEMGFDLSKVMFIATSNNMATIQPALRDRMEVIKMSGYTIEEKVEIAKRHLFPKQLEAHGLTSKDLTIGKKQLEKIVEGYTRESGVRNLETKIAQVIRNAAKAVAMEEEYNKKVTDEDIVTVLGVPRLERDKYENNDVAGVVTGLAWTSVGGDILFIESLISEGKGSLSITGNLGTVMKESATIALEYIKANAKKLGLSIELFQKYNIHLHVPEGATPKDGPSAGIAMLTSLVSLLTQKKVKKSLAMTGEITLRGKVLPVGGIKEKILAAKRANIKEIILCHENKSDIDEIKAEYLEGLTFHYVKEMSEVLALALTDQNAKNAKTLK; translated from the coding sequence ATGTCAAACCATAAAATACTTACTATTGACAATCTGTCACTTCAGGAATTTGATTCAGAAGCAGAATTAATTCCATTACTAACTCCAGAAGACGAAGAGGAAATGAATAACGAGGAGCTTCCGCTTTCGTTACCTATTTTGCCTTTGCGTAACACTGTTTTATTTCCGGGAGTTGTTATTCCAATTTCAGCAGGAAGGGATAAATCTATCAAGCTAATAAATGATGCCAATGCAGGCGGAAAAATTATTGGTGTTGTTTCTCAAATTAATGAAGAAGACGAAGATCCGTCTAAAGATGATATTCATAAAATTGGAACTGTTGCAAGAATTCTTCGTGTTTTAAAAATGCCTGACGGAAACGTTACGGTTATTTTACAAGGAAAAAAACGTTTCGAGATTGACGAAGTTGTTTCTGAAGAACCTTATATAACTGCAACAATTAAGGAAGTTGCAGAAGATCGTCCTGATGAAAATGATACTGAGTTTACGGCTATTTTAGATTCTGTAAAAGAATTGGCTATTCAAATTATAAAGGAAAGTCCAAACATTCCTTCAGAAGCTACCTTTGCGATTAAAAACATTGAAAGCCAGTCATTTTTAATCAATTTTGTTTCTTCTAACATGAATTTATCGGTAAAAGAGAAACAAGGACTTTTATCTGTAAATGGTCTAAAAGACAGAGCGTTAGAAACTTTGCGTTATATGAATGTTGAACTTCAAAAATTAGAATTGAAGAATGACATTCAGTCAAAAGTTCGTTTTGATTTAGATCAGCAACAGCGTGAATATTTCCTGCACCAGCAAATGAAAACCATTCAGGAAGAATTGGGAGGAGTTTCGCAGGAAGAAGAAATGGATGAAATGGGGCAGAAAGCGAAAACCAAAAAATGGGACGAAAAAACGCAGAAACATTTCGAGAAAGAATTATCTAAAATGCGCAGAATGAATCCGCAATCTCCGGATTTTGGAATTCAGCGTAACTATTTAGAGTTATTTTTAGAATTGCCTTGGGGTGAATATTCTAAAGATAAATTCGACTTAAAGCATGCTCAGAAAATTTTAGATAAAGATCATTTTGGACTTGAAGAAGTTAAGAAAAGAATGATCGAACATTTGGCTGTATTGAAGCTTCGTAACGATATGAAATCACCAATTATTTGTTTGACAGGACCTCCGGGAGTTGGAAAAACATCAATTGGTCGTTCGGTTGCTGAAGCTCTTGGTCGTGAATACGTGCGTATTTCTTTAGGAGGATTACGTGATGAAGCAGAAATTCGTGGGCACAGAAAAACATATATTGGTGCTATGCCAGGTAGAATTATTCAAAGTCTAAAGAAAGCCGGAACTTCAAATCCTGTTTTTATTTTGGATGAAATTGATAAATTATCAAGCGGAAATAGTGGTGACCCTTCTTCAGCTTTATTGGAAGTTTTAGACCCTGAGCAAAACAATGCCTTTTATGATAATTTCCTTGAAATGGGATTTGATTTGTCTAAAGTGATGTTTATTGCAACTTCAAATAATATGGCTACAATCCAACCAGCATTGCGTGACAGAATGGAAGTGATCAAAATGTCAGGTTATACTATTGAAGAAAAGGTAGAAATCGCAAAACGACACCTTTTTCCAAAACAATTGGAAGCACACGGTTTAACTTCGAAAGATTTGACTATTGGTAAAAAACAATTAGAGAAAATTGTTGAAGGTTATACACGTGAATCTGGTGTTCGTAATTTAGAAACTAAAATTGCTCAAGTAATTCGTAATGCAGCAAAAGCGGTTGCGATGGAAGAGGAATACAACAAAAAAGTTACAGATGAAGATATTGTAACGGTTTTGGGCGTGCCAAGATTAGAGCGTGATAAATATGAAAATAACGATGTTGCCGGAGTTGTTACAGGTTTGGCCTGGACAAGTGTTGGTGGTGATATTTTATTTATTGAATCTTTAATTTCTGAAGGAAAAGGTTCTTTGAGTATTACAGGAAATTTAGGAACTGTAATGAAAGAATCGGCTACAATTGCTTTGGAGTATATTAAAGCAAATGCCAAAAAATTAGGCTTAAGCATAGAATTGTTCCAAAAGTATAATATCCATTTGCACGTTCCGGAAGGAGCAACGCCAAAAGACGGCCCAAGTGCCGGTATAGCTATGCTGACTTCTTTAGTTTCATTACTGACACAAAAGAAAGTGAAGAAAAGCTTAGCGATGACAGGTGAGATCACACTTCGCGGAAAAGTATTGCCTGTTGGCGGTATTAAAGAGAAAATTCTTGCAGCTAAAAGAGCTAATATTAAGGAAATCATTTTATGTCATGAAAATAAAAGTGATATCGATGAAATTAAAGCTGAATATTTAGAAGGTCTTACTTTTCATTATGTGAAAGAAATGAGCGAAGTTTTAGCTTTGGCTTTGACAGATCAAAATGCAAAAAATGCTAAAACTTTAAAATAA
- the porQ gene encoding type IX secretion system protein PorQ → MLKRFVLLFFILICSISYGQIGGRYTYQFLNLTSSPRQAALGGENITIYDEDVNQAMSNPAALNEDMDNHLAMNYGSYYGEASYGTASYAYTYDRHVQTFYAGVSYVNYGTFEGYDENGQATSDFSGSEGALSLGYAYNIPFTDVHIGANAKLITSTLESYNSVGGAIDVGIMYQIQKNNVNLALVFRNIGTQFTTYSGIQENLPFEIIAGVSQELEHVPLRWHLSLENLQQWNISFSNPVRGETNIDGTTSGEKVSFVNNALRHTVIGVELFPGRAVNLRLGYNFRRAEELRIDEQRNFSGISLGFGLKMNRLKFNYSYSRYTLAANTSLFGLILNFQ, encoded by the coding sequence ATGTTAAAACGATTTGTTTTACTTTTTTTTATCTTGATTTGTTCGATTTCCTACGGGCAAATTGGAGGGCGCTACACTTATCAGTTTCTTAATTTAACCTCGTCACCAAGGCAGGCAGCGTTAGGAGGAGAAAACATAACAATTTATGATGAAGATGTTAATCAGGCGATGTCAAACCCTGCAGCCTTAAATGAAGATATGGACAACCATTTAGCAATGAATTACGGGAGTTATTATGGAGAGGCTTCTTATGGAACTGCTTCATATGCTTATACTTATGACAGACACGTGCAAACTTTTTATGCGGGCGTAAGCTATGTTAATTATGGAACCTTTGAAGGTTATGACGAAAATGGTCAGGCAACTTCAGATTTTTCAGGTAGTGAAGGTGCACTTTCTCTGGGCTACGCTTATAATATTCCTTTTACAGATGTTCATATAGGAGCAAATGCTAAGTTAATAACTTCGACCTTAGAAAGTTATAATTCTGTCGGTGGAGCAATTGATGTGGGAATTATGTATCAAATTCAAAAAAATAATGTAAATTTGGCTCTAGTATTTCGAAATATTGGGACACAGTTTACTACTTATTCAGGAATACAGGAGAATTTACCGTTTGAAATCATTGCTGGTGTTTCGCAAGAATTAGAACATGTTCCGCTTCGTTGGCATCTTTCGTTAGAAAATTTACAACAATGGAATATCTCTTTTTCTAATCCGGTTCGGGGAGAAACCAATATTGATGGCACGACAAGTGGGGAAAAAGTTTCCTTTGTAAATAATGCTTTACGACATACTGTTATTGGTGTTGAACTTTTCCCGGGAAGAGCAGTCAATTTACGATTAGGTTACAATTTTAGAAGGGCAGAAGAACTGAGAATTGATGAACAGCGTAATTTTTCAGGGATTTCTTTAGGTTTCGGTTTGAAAATGAATCGCTTAAAATTTAATTATTCATATTCACGATATACTTTGGCGGCCAACACAAGTCTTTTTGGACTAATTTTAAACTTTCAATAG
- a CDS encoding murein L,D-transpeptidase catalytic domain-containing protein, translating into MKKIFIVFLMILFVFIGYKIIWKDKKNNYSVTATIDSKQINEVKRLIENNSKYNRRFAFFINMKVPSGKNRFFVYDLKTDKIIDKGLVAHGSGSETGIKGKLKFSNTPNSLSTSIGKYYIGNSYQGKFGRAYKLYGLDETNSNAFKRDIVFHYYYYVPYKEQNGYICNSFGCPMVNRKYFDRISKIIDDSESNILMSIYY; encoded by the coding sequence ATGAAGAAGATCTTTATCGTTTTTCTTATGATACTTTTTGTTTTTATAGGCTATAAAATTATTTGGAAAGACAAAAAAAATAATTATTCTGTTACTGCGACAATAGATAGTAAACAAATCAATGAAGTAAAAAGGTTAATAGAAAACAATTCAAAATATAATAGAAGATTTGCATTTTTTATTAATATGAAAGTACCTTCCGGAAAGAATCGCTTTTTTGTTTATGATTTAAAAACGGATAAAATCATCGATAAAGGTTTGGTTGCTCATGGTTCTGGCTCAGAGACAGGAATTAAAGGGAAATTAAAATTCAGTAATACTCCAAATTCATTAAGTACTTCGATTGGAAAATATTATATCGGAAATTCTTATCAGGGAAAATTTGGAAGAGCTTATAAACTGTACGGATTAGATGAAACTAACAGCAACGCATTTAAGCGTGATATTGTTTTCCATTATTATTATTATGTTCCATATAAAGAGCAAAATGGGTATATTTGCAATAGTTTTGGTTGCCCTATGGTGAATAGAAAATATTTTGATCGAATATCTAAAATAATAGATGATTCTGAGTCAAATATTCTAATGAGTATTTATTATTAA